In bacterium, the sequence TGGCCATCCGTGATCGCCACCACCACCTCCCGGCCCATGATCTGGCGTTTGAGGTGTGCGTCCCCATTGTCCTCACCAGTGAGGTTGTGCCTGTATCGGCTTATGGGGGCGTGGGGGGCCAACTCCTCGAGCCACCTTTCGTAGTCCGCGTGAAGACCTGACTCGTTATCGTTAATGAACACCGACGCGGTAATGTGCATGGCGTTCACCAGCACCAGGCCTTCCTTTATGCCGCTCTCCTCGAGACACTTCTGAACGTGGGGAGTGATGTGGATAAATTCACGCCTGTTGGGCACATCGAACCACAGCTCTTTACGGTAACTTTTCATGAGGTCCTCCTTTGAGTATATTCAAAATTCAGGAATCACGTCTTCACCCAGACTTAAGTCTTCCTCTGCGTTCGAAGCCTGTCATGCCAGAGGCGTGACGTACTCCGCGTTAAAAAATCAACGCCTTTACAGGAACCAATCCTTTTCTGAGATTGCCACGTC encodes:
- a CDS encoding secondary thiamine-phosphate synthase enzyme YjbQ produces the protein MKSYRKELWFDVPNRREFIHITPHVQKCLEESGIKEGLVLVNAMHITASVFINDNESGLHADYERWLEELAPHAPISRYRHNLTGEDNGDAHLKRQIMGREVVVAITDGQLDFGPWERIFYGEFDGRRRKRVLVKIIGE